Proteins from a genomic interval of Acetobacterium woodii DSM 1030:
- a CDS encoding ABC transporter ATP-binding protein, whose amino-acid sequence MSLLKTENVIMQFGGVVAVNDLNIDIKKGELAALIGPNGAGKTTAFNVITGVYTPTKGKVLFTPTDKKTGQTTEIDITGKKPDKITGLGIARTFQNIRLFKELTVLENALVATHTNVDYNFLSAILRTPKARKGERRAKSDCEFLLERLGLIDLKNEKASSLPYGQQRHLEIARALATNPQLLLLDEPAAGMNPQETDELTDLIFKLKTDFDLSIFMIEHHMDLVMEISDHIYVLDFGCTIAKGTPDEVQNNPKVIEAYLGVDEDVEN is encoded by the coding sequence ATGAGTCTTTTAAAAACTGAAAATGTCATCATGCAGTTTGGCGGCGTTGTCGCTGTCAACGACTTGAATATTGATATTAAAAAAGGCGAACTCGCTGCCCTTATCGGACCCAACGGAGCTGGAAAGACAACCGCTTTTAATGTCATCACCGGTGTTTACACCCCTACCAAAGGAAAAGTTCTTTTTACGCCAACCGATAAAAAAACTGGCCAGACTACCGAAATTGATATTACTGGTAAAAAACCTGATAAAATTACTGGTTTAGGGATTGCGCGAACCTTTCAGAATATTCGTCTTTTTAAAGAATTAACGGTTCTTGAAAACGCCCTGGTTGCTACCCATACTAATGTTGACTATAACTTCCTTTCAGCTATCCTTAGAACGCCCAAAGCTCGAAAAGGTGAACGACGAGCAAAATCTGATTGCGAGTTTTTATTGGAGCGTTTAGGTCTCATTGATCTCAAAAATGAAAAAGCCTCCTCGCTTCCCTACGGTCAGCAACGTCATCTTGAAATTGCCCGAGCCTTAGCCACCAATCCGCAATTGTTACTTCTTGACGAACCGGCTGCCGGGATGAATCCGCAGGAAACCGATGAATTAACCGATTTAATTTTTAAATTAAAAACTGACTTTGATCTTTCAATTTTTATGATTGAACATCACATGGATCTTGTCATGGAAATCTCTGATCATATTTATGTATTGGATTTTGGTTGCACGATTGCCAAAGGAACCCCGGACGAAGTTCAAAATAATCCGAAGGTTATTGAAGCATACTTGGGGGTGGATG